A stretch of DNA from Juglans microcarpa x Juglans regia isolate MS1-56 chromosome 5D, Jm3101_v1.0, whole genome shotgun sequence:
TGACCTAACAAAGGCTAGTTCCACACAAAGGAGGCACTACACTCAACAAAGGATTACTGCTGAAAAGAAGGGATAGTAGAGTACTAGATCAAAAGGAAGCCCACTAAATTGAGCCACTGAATTATTCAGCTAACTCCAGTCACAGAATAATCTTGCAGCCTGTCCATATTCCAACCAAAGATGTCATATCAGCAACTTTAAGATCCCTCTGCTGGATTAACTCTGCCTTTTCCTTTTCAGCTAAAATTCTCTTTTCTAAACCAAACCTCAAACCTGAAAAGGTCTTGCCCATCTTTTATGAGTAAGTTTCttattatctaatatcacatcatgagatgataaaagaatgataagaattaagatgatgaatatattttttcatcttttataaccCACGTACAGCGTTGAATAACTTCCTGGATCAAAGGCAAGATTGATTTTCCAAAATACTGGAATCCCACCATGATGGCAAGAGTAAAAAAGGATGGGGCACTGTCAAGTTCCTTCCTGACAGCAGAAAGTGGGATTTTTAGGTTGTGATTTGAAGATATAAAATGGGAATTGGTATTGGTTACTAGGACTAGATTGCTAGTGTTGTAGCACATGTAATCATTTTGGACAAAGTTCTTCTGGTCTTGCTGCTTTAGCTATGGATCATCCTTGAACTTGTTCTCACCATAGCCAGACAAAATAAAAGCGATCCATGAAAGTAGAAgtgaagaaaaatcaaatagaTTCCCTCTGAAAGAGTTCATCCTCAGCAAGTCCAGGAGTGAGGCCCTTTTGGTTCCTGTTTCTTGCAGAAATCCAATTCATCctgcaaataaaatcataacaaCACTCTTTTTATGCAGATTCCCAAAATTAACCCAATCAAAAAGAGAAGGTTAAGAGAAGAGACCCCATGAGAGGCAGTCTACAACGACACAAAAGCACTCTGGATGAGATATCTGTCATGGCATCAAGCAATTTCCTTATCACCCCAGCATTTGGATATAGGAGAATCTGTCTAGACGTGATCATCCATCTTTACCTTCAGTTAGACCAAATAGTGGCTGGGAATATTGAAGAAATTCCTCTTATCCATCAATTTTCTCAGCTTCTCAGCATCTCCAAACATCCCCACATCTTCACCTTCAGTCAGACCAAACTGTGGCCTGGAACTTTGAAGATATTTCTCTTATCCATCAATTTTCTCAGCCTCTCAGCATCTCCAAACATCCCCACACCTGCAAAGATGTTGGACATGAGCACATAATCCCCTCCATATTCTCTTTCCATCTCCAATATCTTGCTGGTGACTCTCTCACCCATCTCAACGTTATTGTGAAAGCTACAAGCACCCAATAGTGTCCTCCAAATCACCACATTAAGAATCTCGACAGGTATCCCCAATGCCATCTTCTCCGCTTCTTCTAACCTCCCTGCTCTCCCCAACATATCTATTAAACACCCATAGTGCTTGATATCTGGCACAATTTGATAACTATTTAGCATTTTGTTCAGAAATTTTAGCCCCTCCTCGACCAGTCCGCCATGACTACAGGCATTTAAAAGACTCAAGAAAGTTACCCGATTCGGCTTCATTCCAACTTCCTCCATCTTTTCGAAACGCTCCATAGCTTCTTTTCCCATGCCGTGCATTGCAAAACTAGATATTATGGATGTCCAAGACACCAGATTTTTTCTCTGGGCAGACGTATCCTCGAACAATCTTGATGCACTCTTTATGCATCCACATTTTGCATATGAGTCTATGAGAGAATTTGTAATGCGTATGTTAGATATATTAAATCCTCTTTTCTCCCCATAAGTGTGAACCGATTGGCAGATTTTAAGGGCCCCCACAATTGATATAGCCGGAAAAATGGCAAGGAGAGAGATTTCACTGGGTTTTATACCTTCATAAATAGCCATTCTTCGAAATAAAGACAAAGCTTCATCGGGCCGATTCATGCGTGTGTACCCATCAATGATAGCTGTCCATGACACAACAGTCCGAGTAGGCATCTGATCGAAGAGAGAATGAGAAAGTTGGAGATGACCCCATTTCGCCAAACCGGAGATCATGACATTCCAGGTTACCGTGTTCCTCTTAGGCATTTCGTCAAACACATGCATGGCTTCAACTAAAGACCCACAAACTGCATATGCATATACCAAAGCAGTTTGGACATAAACTTGGGACTGAAAACCAACTTTGACGACGAGAGCATGGAGTTGAAGTCCTGAGAAGATAGAGTGTAAGTTAGCACAGGTATGGAGTAGGAAAGTGTAGGTGAAACTGTCAAAGGAAAGATAGTTGAGGTTTTTGTAAAGCAGGAGAGCTTCTAGAGGGAATTGGCCGAGGGAATAGCAGCGGAGCAGAGTGTTAACAAGGAGAAGGATATAGGATGTGGACTGCTGGCTGTGTAGAAAGCCAGAGGTAATGAAGTGAGAGTGGACTTGTTGGGTGGCTTGGCGGCTCGATGAGTGTTTTTGTAACAGAGAGACCAACTGCTTTAGTAGTTGCTGTTGCAGTTGCTGTGGTGTATTAGGCCGGAGATGGGTGGCATGGTGTAAGGAAGAGGAGTAAGAACAGGACAGCCCTTTGGCTATCAAGTGAAGATGCGGCACTCTCCTCCTCGACCTCAGCATACTGCTTTCAGTTGTAGCAAAATTTTTATACCATGCGAGATCATTTCTCTCATTGTTGATACAAAAGAGATATATGCACCGTTTAATGCGCCTTGCATGGCAGTTGCTTCATTGTATGCCTTGTAACAATCCGTCCctgagggtccggagagttaactcatgtcacctaaaaatcatttttcatccacatagtacatactctaatttttctctatcataTGTAATACccattaattcacatcaaatactctagtataattattctaagacaataTAAAGTCTCAAtataaacatcaacctcccaacaaatcATATCATCAGAGCACAACTAGCTTACTGAATAAAAATTCTCAATACTCATATAAATCTTCTATGCTTAAACCATCATTCTTAATTCCtctcacccatgctccatattcttgattcTCAACTGGAACattcaaattatctgaaaaatattgtagagataagggatgagatatcaacaactcagtaagcaaagataATATaccagtatgtaaacatgagtctttttcagaaaattcaGTATGCAgaaccaaaatatttcatttttatatgcagatatcataaacgtgttatcagaaaaatcagagtgacttttcagacgtttcatactcaaaaattaattgtttatatttaaagacacttttcgtattcaaagaccattttcatattcaaagaccattttcatattcaaaaaccaactgttcatatttaacTATCcgtttcatattaaaaaaacgttttggcataacataagtgaacattttcatcttatcatatcatatcatatcgtatcatataccatgtttaacccccgtggtagggttgtgctatccccggtggccaaaccagacagtatcatgttgtgaaacttcccatttttcaatctcggagccccaagtgtgcacacaggaaagaacacttggtttccaaagtgggtgcactcatgttatatcatattttgttggtatcaaccatatcacgtgaaccatatcatcatatcaaaaccatattcagaatcagattcaaaacagataagtatgccgaAGGTTTATCTTatctatatcatatcaaaacacgtgcgaaacatattcatatcatttcaatttgatcaaaaacagatccaaatcatttcttaccacatgcataaaaatctctatgatatcatattcgctcttttgcatatctCAGAAActtgtcaaatattgctcatgtctacacatttaatgtcaaaaataattcttttctctttcatacgtatctcatgagtgaatgcaaaacatatactgaggttgtttttcactttttctttttaaaacaacaggcacatttttataaaccaaccccagttcatttctttttatgcaaatctagcataagaaccccgcttacctggacgttttagctttttcagaaattttctcaacaatgccgaacaaaattagtcgtcacctataagataatcacataGATTTCCATAATTTCCcaatcaatctcgtatttcgatattcaggcctaaacttctaaaataacctatttgaaattcctcaaaacccaaaattttcattattctttaaataccaacatcattgtctaaattcatcaatatctaACTTAGTAACTCCAACTAAAGCATTAAATTCTAACCTATTTACGATTGAGATCTTACGataatttataatactaaatacaCAACTATGTCGAAATCATTATGAGTAGAAACTCctacttttgtttaaaaatatgagaatCACATGCAGTCCATGTTTTTAATTTGCAAGAATATAAAATTAGTTGATGTTCTAAATCAAAAAGGGCAAAAATGGTAATAACACCCTTCATCAACAAGTCACCCGAGACCACCCAGTTTCCTTTTTAAGTAGTCATTAATCAAcaacacaaaaatgaaaactaGTAGAGGAAATAAAAACGTGAGCGATGGCGAGGTCATACCCACGGAAAAACTCAAGCAGTGGCACCGCGAGAGCGTGACGGATATTAGGCTAAGGTGGTGGTGATGCCCTTGACGGCGTCgcacagggagagagagggagagagagagagagacagagagagagagctgaaatTAAGAGAAAGAGAGCAAAAGCGAGAGAAGAGGCAGAGGGAGAGTAAGCCGTAAGAGGCAGATACTATGAGGGAGGTTGGTGGCTTACTGAGGGATCTAGGTGGCGCGCGGCGGCCAGAGGGTTGTGCGACGACGACTGGCGGTGTGGGTTGGCAAGTTGGTGGCACACGGATGGAGGAAAACTCCTCTTTTTCTTGGTGTAAAAACAAGGGTCATGGTCTTTACCGATAGCTGAGAAACCGGACGGAAGACTCGGAGGGACGGTGGCACACGGCTTAGGTGGTGAACTCAGAGTGGTTGAGGAACCTGCACAGACTGAGTTTGTAGGAGTTGTGGCACGTGGATTGGCTTTGGGGGTGGCGGTTTACTAGGTGCAAATCGAGCCCTTCGGTTTGGTGTTTTACAGAGACACGATGGCTGGTTGCGTGGTGGTGCGGTTCTGGACTAAGGTTCACAAAGGGGAGTGGATGTTCAGAAGTGTTTGGATGGCTGAAGCGTGAAGAGAGGGCAGCGGCAATGAATTTAGGGTTGAGAAaagcataacatatatataggctaaaaatagaaaacaaaacaaacctaAAACAAAGGGAAATGGAACGtgcatgaaaaaggaaagaaaagaaatggcgTGAACCCGTGCAATAATTTCTGGAAATGTTTTCCACGTGCTTGGCCTGACAGTGTCTGGGTCTTACATGTCTACTTCGGCCCATAATTGCCTGATTGGTCATCATAAATTTGATCTGAAAAGCCTATGTACTCCATCATCAACTTCAATAGCTTTATCTTGCAAGGCTGAAACATAGGATGAGTGAACATGTATTAGAGTGAGCTAAAACAGGTATCATTTGTTTAGCTTCAGATCAGTTATATAgaaaaaaactgataaattGCACAAAAGCCAACTGGGAGTAAAGAAGAGGGACAGCCCTAagccaaaaaattaataaagaatttttttataagtaaacaaaaataataataaagaaaataaaagcatgtGAAAAGTTTATAACAAGTGAAGAAAATAGAGTCTAACCAACCATCTAGACAGCATGTACAAAATTCCAACACAAGCAGCAGCCAATTATAAGTTACTCAGCCAACATTAAACCAATACATATCACCCAATATAACAGCAGTATATAGAAAAATTGTGGTGCTTGGTTTCCTAGTTTAATAATATCTTAAGCAAGTTTTAAGATTTACAGAGTGCATTGTCATCTCtaaattacttttaattgaGATAAGTAGTCATCTAAATTACaaacatattaatttgttattaaaTAAACATAAAGTCAAGTTATAGTCACTTCACCAAACCAAAGCCATAGGTCCCCATCCAAGACATTGACGATATGTATTAATTAACACAACATATAGATATAGCAAGAAGAGTCGTGCTACGTACAGACCCCATTGGGGCCTGTATGTGCACGAAGAGGGTGTTTAGgtcatttttctataattttgcTCAAATGTAAAAAATACCCCTCACTTCATCTTCTCCCTATGGTCAGAACTCCTCACTCATTCTTATCTCTCTTCCAGACCAGAACACAGtcccaacatatatattttgagggTGTGCATGTGCCAAGTCCTACAAGGGATGTCTACTGAAGTTTATAACTAGTTTTGGGGTAAAATGTATAAATGACTATAACATTTTCATGAGCATTGATAAATTGGTCCTTTGGTAGAAAATCCAAAAGCACAAGATATAGAATTGGTATTGCCAGCTATAATCCCTAACTTTGGAGATAGATATCCCTAAGCTGATGTAAAACAAACAATCCTGATTCCTAACTGTGAGATCcctagattttcatgtgttttaaatccctagtttttatttaattgtatttgtattattttatttgtgttagttattttattatttcctttgttatattttctgttggacattttaaattattgtgtttctattattttgggcttgtgtgtgtgtggttaATGTTTATTTTGGGCTGGAGTTTGTGTGTTTCTCGTAGTGGGCCATGGGTGTGTGAGTTAGAGATCCAACCTGTGTGCAATGTAGGGCCCGGCTTGTGCAATGTGTAAACCCAGCCCTTCATTTTGTTAAACGGCGTTGTTTTGGATATAACCCTAGGGTTCCATCATGTTCTTCATGTGTCGTGCactgcttttcttcttcttccttcttctccctTCTTGTTCCAGCAGCTGCCGCAAgccaccacctcctccttccaTACTTTTACTCCGTGGCATTCGACATGAACACCGAAGGCTTGCTGTCAAGCCGTCGCTCCACACGACTACCACCTCCTTCTTCCATGAGCATCTCTGTGGCATTGGGCATGGGTTCCGAATGTGTTGTCAATGTTGCCACGCCACATGTCTGCACCACATCCCTTCACTCCTCCATGGCTTGTGCTACTGTTTTCACCCTTCTTCTACGCGTGCGACACACAGCTCCTCAAACCGCCATTCTTGGTCTATTTATAATCCACGGATTCCTCAATTTAATTCTTTCGtgttcttcatcttccttttcTTGTATAAGCTTTTTCATCCCTAGGAGTTTagttgttattttgtgaattttgttggtGAGTTGCCATGCTTTGTTTTTGTTCAAAGGTTGTGAACTTCAATCGGTTTTGGTAGTTGTTGTCCCAAAATCTTTAAGCTTTTGTTGTGTGCACCACCGCAAACTACCACACACAGTGTCTTACCTTGATTGTTTGACCATCCCCGTGAGCCACTGTGAATATTATCTTGTAAGAGTTAGCCAACCCGTGAGATAAAAGCCCTTTTTGGCACTGATCCGCCGTGTGCTGCCGATGTGCTGCCATCTTGAGCAACGCCCCTTTCGCACGATCTTCTATAATTATTTCCATCTtcgtgtatgtaattttctaaCGCAAATTCTTGAGTTTTAAAATAGTAttgttataattgtcatttatttttatttgtaaactgttgatttgttggtttgttggAATTGAGCCTTGGgtcgttgaagtgttgggaatttaattggagttgttgaaattgggccttgggccgaaTTTGGAGGATGGGATTACGCGTGTAGTTCTGAAACTGTATATTTGTAAATGGTTgagattttatgtaaatgagatatttaatatgtcATCTAATAAATTATTGTCATGCACATTTATCGTCTTAAATAAATTGTGCTATGAAGTGACATTGTCTGTTTTGAAAATTGAGACTGattatgtgggtgcgtgtgtatcacgaccccaagccgaaatggagcattatctcggtggagctcttctggtcacaagggagcgtaacagactaacgtgacgtcccctgagttgtcgtaGGGCGAGGACGGGAATGgacgagatggtaacgctctcgtaccgattccgtgaccttttggctgacgaggttagaggatgcttggccatgtacacgctgggcgcggaatTGGATATTGCTCATtgcgaagtctcatgcacggacgttaaccgtggtgtgacgatgagagctagagtgtgcggatggtccataagggagaccgtggtgcatgcttaatattataatgatggttatgattgggacaaaaatggaatttttggcAAGAGtaattaaaagtgtatttttggaaaaaataatatggtttatttttctgcatatttgtcCGTATGGTGACATgtgattataataatatgttttaaatctcttggatgttgttttggttaattatttGCTGatatgtcataatctcattgtggtgttttaccctatggttccgtcttatggtgccgtagaatctgacgcagagcccgagtatgaacctaaGGGAACAACTCCGTTAGAGGTTTGAGTTGCTGATATGTTGATCATCattatgagatttatttcccttatgttattttttgtctttaatttgtCTGTCGGACGACTGTATAaatcttgtaataatattttactatttttttgagaaattctggtacttaataaaaaaagaccctttttatttctccgttgcgaatattattttatacacaTATTGCATATTGTACATACTCTGAGCACTGGTTGTTGGAGTGCGTGATCCATGTgatcatcatcccggtgtcacgagattaaatcattttttccaGTCCCATAACTTTAAGAAGCAAACACAGaaagaaaattgcaaaaactgaaaacagaatgagagggaagggaaaaaacCCACTAATTTGGAAAAAGACaacaaatcaaacaaataataaacagGCAAACTGAAAAAAGCAACGCATCAAGGAATTGAGTTTCCTAAAAATCGAGAACATCTGGACTTTtgccacccaaaaaaaaaaaaaaaaaaaaaaaaaaaaaaaaaaaaaaaaaacaaaaacaaaaacaaaaacgcacggaagaaaataaacaaatgaaaacaCATTGATTAAATAAACACcgataaaaaaagagagatatatATGAAACTTACTCAAAGCCaaagagaacaaagaaaaaaaatgaaactggtCCAACCCAATTACATGGCTTAATGCAGCACTAAATTGAGAATTGCGTAGAGCACCAGAGCCATGGTTAATGAAGCTTCATATGCTGGGGCTTCAATGGATTTCAAGGGATGGGGTTAAGGTTTCGAAGATTTTGATGAGGGGGAGGAACGAAATGCTTcagagggaggggaggggggaaCCGAGTTTGGGAGGGGGAGAGCTTCATTTCTTAATTGAATTGAAACGAACTGTTTCACTTCGTGCACATGAAGGTCCCAACAGGGACTGCACCTAGaataattctataaaaaaatataaaaaattcagaaaacgGGATTGATTAGTAGCATTACCCAAACAGAAAAGAGTGTATGTGTGGAAAGGAAGAGTACATCTTTTTGGGTCTCTGTTAGGATCTCTAAAATTCACTATGTAATTTCTATAGGCACTTCGAGAGGCATCGACCTCCAATTTGTAATACAAATTATTGTAGAAATTGGATAAATGATTACTAGGGGTATAAATTCAAACCGAAAaatcggtccggaccggttcttagaatgtgaaaaccggccaGTTCAGGTCCGGTTCcgattttaggatttttcagactggaccggaccaattgataaaaaatatatataaaaaataatatttgtattattgtatatataagttttataaaaaatattatatatatatattaatatatataagttttatatattatgtgtaattataaatttttatgtgaaatttttatatataatatatataattatatatattcatatatgaaataatttcttattataatttataaattattacataaaatgttaatactaaattactaaaagtttataactaatactaatattaaatatatagtttataactaatactaatctataacttataattataccaatagtctaatattaatactattatatagtgaaatatattaataaaagtataaaacatatttttttaaatcagtttttttatttttatttttttttataaacaaatttttaatgacaaattgtgaaacttacattttaaaaaaaatggaaaatcagatcggaccggaccgaaaaccggtaaaattggaagtactggtttaggaaggtaaccggtgcgtaatcggttttgaaaaatacaaaaccggtacaaaccggttcggtcctagattttgtctaaaaccagaccggaccggttacacccctaatgatTACTAaagcactgaaaatatttaaaacaattacaGGTAGACTTGGTCAAGTAATGACCAATGGACGCAACAAACTTAACTTCATAACTGACTCATTCCTAAATAATTGACcataaaaatagaaatggaCTTAAACTAACGCACTCGACCAAGGTGGCCTTGTAAACATAACAAATTCAAATAGATTAACTGTAACAAGTAAAATAGATAACTTAACAGGCCCATTCCTCTGACCCAGCCCATGTGCTTAAGACAAGACCTAAAGACTAGGGTTTCCTTTCCCAGCCGTAACAGTCTCTTGTGGAAATGGGATTCAATAAAAAGAACCCCCAGCATTTCTTTCTCCTCTCAACCACGCATGAACCAATCCTGCCCCATGTCGGTTTCCATCGCCGATTTGCCATTCGTACACGTTGGAGgtaaatattgattttcttctttcttttcgcTACTATTCCATCGATTTCTTGTTAGGAACCTGCAGTTTTTGTAATGGAAATTCAAAGGAAATTTTTCTGA
This window harbors:
- the LOC121266071 gene encoding pentatricopeptide repeat-containing protein At1g09220, mitochondrial, with translation MLRSRRRVPHLHLIAKGLSCSYSSSLHHATHLRPNTPQQLQQQLLKQLVSLLQKHSSSRQATQQVHSHFITSGFLHSQQSTSYILLLVNTLLRCYSLGQFPLEALLLYKNLNYLSFDSFTYTFLLHTCANLHSIFSGLQLHALVVKVGFQSQVYVQTALVYAYAVCGSLVEAMHVFDEMPKRNTVTWNVMISGLAKWGHLQLSHSLFDQMPTRTVVSWTAIIDGYTRMNRPDEALSLFRRMAIYEGIKPSEISLLAIFPAISIVGALKICQSVHTYGEKRGFNISNIRITNSLIDSYAKCGCIKSASRLFEDTSAQRKNLVSWTSIISSFAMHGMGKEAMERFEKMEEVGMKPNRVTFLSLLNACSHGGLVEEGLKFLNKMLNSYQIVPDIKHYGCLIDMLGRAGRLEEAEKMALGIPVEILNVVIWRTLLGACSFHNNVEMGERVTSKILEMEREYGGDYVLMSNIFAGVGMFGDAERLRKLMDKRNIFKVPGHSLV